One window of the Lytechinus variegatus isolate NC3 chromosome 3, Lvar_3.0, whole genome shotgun sequence genome contains the following:
- the LOC121411810 gene encoding mannose-1-phosphate guanyltransferase beta-like produces MKALILVGGYGTRLRPLTLSRPKPLVEFCNKPMLLHQVEALAEVGVKEVVLAVSYRAEMLEKELKAQEERLGIKITMSHEKEPLGTAGPLALARDILKEDNEPFFVLNSDISCEFPFRQLIDFHKGHGKEGTIVVTKVEEPSKYGVVVYNSTDGQIERFVEKPQVFVSNKINAGLYMFNAGILDRIQLTPTSIEKEVFPYMATDGQLYAMELPGFWMDVGQPKDFLIGMCLYLTSVRQKNPERLYSGPGVVGNVLVDPSAAIGQNCRIGPNVVIGPGVTVEDGACIKRSTILRDTTIKSHSWIHSSIVGWKCQIGQWVRMENVSVLGEDVMVKDELYINGGRILPHKSIGASVSDPQIIM; encoded by the exons ATGAAGGCCTTAATTCTTGTAGGAGGGTATGGTACGAGGCTGCGGCCGCTGACTCTTAGTCGACCAAAGCCACTTGTAGAGTTCTGCAATAAGCCAATGTTACTGCATCAGGTGGAAGCATTAGCAGAG GTTGGTGTAAAGGAAGTTGTCTTAGCAGTCAGCTACAGGGCAGAGATGTTGGAGAAAGAGCTCAAAGCACAAGAAGAAAGA CTTGGAATAAAAATTACCATGTCGCATGAGAAAGAGCCCCTTGGAACAG CTGGTCCTTTGGCTTTGGCAAGAGATATATTGAAAGAAGACAATGAACCGTTCTTTGTGTTGAACAGTGACATCAGCTGTGAGTTTCCTTTCCGTCAGCTCATTGATTTCCACAAAGGTCATGGCAAGGAGGGAACTATTGTG GTCACCAAAGTCGAGGAACCTTCGAAATATGGTGTAGTAGTTTACAACAGCACCGATGGACAGATCGAGCGATTCGTAGAAAAACCTCAAGTATTCGTCTCAAATAAGATCAATGCCGGTCTCTACATGTTCAATGCTGGTATACTAGATAGAATACAG TTGACACCGACATCAATAGAAAAAGAAGTCTTCCCATATATGGCCACTGATGGGCAACTTTATGCAATGGAACTTCCAG GATTCTGGATGGATGTTGGTCAGCCCAAAGACTTCCTGATTGGCATGTGCCTTTATCTCACTTCAGTGAGGCAAAAGAATCCCGAAAGGTTATACTCTGGTCCTGGTGTGGTTGGAAATGTTCTTGTG GACCCCTCTGCAGCGATTGGTCAGAACTGCAGAATAGGACCCAATGTAGTTATAGGCCCCGGTGTAACGGTGGAAGATGGGGCATGCATCAAACGAAGTACAATCCTCAGAGACACGACCATCAAGTCCCATTCATGGATTCATTCATCAATCGTAGGATGGAAGTGCCAAATAGGACAATGG GTTCGTATGGAGAATGTATCAGTGCTGGGGGAAGATGTAATGGTCAAAGATGAGCTCTATATCAACGGAGGACGTATACTACCTCATAAATCCATAGGAGCATCAGTATCGGATCCTCAGATCATCATGTAA